ATTCCAAGGGAGGTCCGGGGCAGGACCGAGGGGAAGGGGCGGGGTAGCCCCAGGAGACAAACGGGGCAGCCCAAATTCACAGGCCCCTGTGACTCTCTCCGGCTGATCCCCTTCAGACCCACGTCACGGCTTGGACAGGCTACAGATCATGCAGGCCTGGAGCATTCATCATGACAAACGTTGCCGGTTCCGGTGAAATAGACTAAATTTACAACGTGTCCCAAATTCAGAAACGCCATTCAGGGTGACTACACTAGCTCGGTCAATGACAGTGGAGCGGAGGATGGAAGAGGACGGGGTAGACAATGGGGCAAGGGGTAGCTTGTAACGCCTATCGAAGACGTTGACTCTTCGAGTAGAGGCTCTAAATCATTTGATATTTGCCTCTCGAGATGTGATTGTATGAACTTCAAAGAGCATATTGAACAAGGTGCAGACAGCGAATACCTAGCAAGGTTATTCGACATTGAGCGTTACGCCTGGATGACTCTGTGCTATGATATGGCGATGGTTATCGGGATTGACGGCTCAATCTTAACCACAAACAGCATCTGGGAACGTTCAACAGGCCACTCCCAAAAAGATTTGAATAGCAAGCACCTCCTCGAGTTTATGGACTACGAGGACCGCGAACTTGTCTTGGCTAGGTTTCAACGCCTAATTACTAGCGCCAAAGGAGCAACTACCTTTGCCTTTCGTTTTCGATGCTCTGACGATCGCTACAAGCGACTAAATTGGAATATATACTATTCGCCGGAACTCGAAATAATTTACTGCGTCGTAAAAGACATAAGTGACGTCAAAGACTTTAGCCACGCCGCATACCATGACACCTTAACAGGACTTTCAAACCGACTCTTCCTCCTCGACAATTTGCCAAAACTTATTGAAGACGCAGGACGACAAGATCAGCCACTTGCCCTTTTCCTTATTGACTTGGATGGATTTAAGTCCGTCAATGACAGCATGGGACATCAAGCAGGAGATTACTTATTGCAAATAGCTTCAGAACGTCTTCGACTTATTGTCAGCGATCAAGATTATTGTGTCCGACTTGGAGGCGATGAGTTCATACTTTTAGAGAAA
This window of the Fundidesulfovibrio magnetotacticus genome carries:
- a CDS encoding sensor domain-containing diguanylate cyclase; the protein is MNFKEHIEQGADSEYLARLFDIERYAWMTLCYDMAMVIGIDGSILTTNSIWERSTGHSQKDLNSKHLLEFMDYEDRELVLARFQRLITSAKGATTFAFRFRCSDDRYKRLNWNIYYSPELEIIYCVVKDISDVKDFSHAAYHDTLTGLSNRLFLLDNLPKLIEDAGRQDQPLALFLIDLDGFKSVNDSMGHQAGDYLLQIASERLRLIVSDQDYCVRLGGDEFILLEKNCGTNGAERLAKMIITSINKPVLIDESDVQVGASIGIAIAPHDANAPRELMRLADTAMYEAKRGGKNRCVFANELPSPGRG